From the Clavibacter phaseoli genome, one window contains:
- a CDS encoding carbohydrate ABC transporter permease, with product MTATEVRPTTAESAADKAEQKRAAQAAEAKVSRPSKAGSTPGAGTKPATRIIVTAILAIVALYFLVPVYYIVVAATKTTADLFSTNGFLFANMNLWQNLTMVFTYNDGIFVRWFLNSVLYAGVGALIATYFAAAGGYALAKYRFRGSNIVFGTILGGVLVPGTATALPLFLLFSTMGIANTYWSVLIPSLVSPFGLFLCRIYAQASVEDAVIESGRIDGASELRIFHTLALRSMTPALVTVFLFQLVGIWNNYFLPLIMLADDKLYPITLGLNNWRSQVDRLPEFYQLTTGGVLVSIIPLIAAMIVLQKFWRGGLTDGAVKG from the coding sequence ATGACCGCCACAGAGGTCCGACCGACCACCGCCGAGTCCGCCGCGGACAAGGCGGAGCAGAAGCGCGCCGCGCAGGCCGCCGAGGCGAAGGTGAGCCGGCCGTCCAAGGCCGGGAGCACGCCGGGAGCGGGCACGAAGCCCGCCACCCGGATCATCGTCACGGCGATCCTCGCGATCGTCGCGCTCTACTTCCTCGTCCCCGTCTACTACATCGTGGTCGCCGCCACGAAGACGACGGCCGACCTGTTCAGCACCAACGGGTTCCTGTTCGCGAACATGAACCTCTGGCAGAACCTCACGATGGTGTTCACCTACAACGACGGCATCTTCGTGCGCTGGTTCCTGAACTCGGTGCTCTACGCCGGGGTGGGCGCGCTCATCGCGACGTACTTCGCGGCCGCCGGCGGGTACGCGCTCGCCAAGTACAGGTTCCGGGGATCGAACATCGTGTTCGGCACCATCCTCGGCGGCGTGCTCGTGCCCGGGACGGCGACCGCCCTGCCGCTGTTCCTGCTGTTCAGCACCATGGGGATCGCGAACACGTACTGGTCGGTGCTCATCCCGTCGCTCGTCTCGCCGTTCGGCCTGTTCCTGTGCCGGATCTACGCGCAGGCGTCGGTGGAGGACGCGGTGATCGAGTCGGGCCGGATCGACGGGGCGAGCGAGCTGCGCATCTTCCACACGCTCGCGCTGCGCTCCATGACGCCCGCGCTCGTGACGGTGTTCCTCTTCCAGCTCGTCGGCATCTGGAACAACTACTTCCTGCCGCTGATCATGCTGGCCGACGACAAGCTGTACCCGATCACGCTCGGCCTCAACAACTGGCGGAGCCAGGTCGACCGGCTGCCCGAGTTCTACCAGCTGACGACGGGCGGCGTGCTCGTCTCGATCATCCCGCTCATCGCGGCGATGATCGTGCTGCAGAAGTTCTGGCGGGGCGGCCTGACGGATGGAGCCGTCAAGGGCTGA
- a CDS encoding D-arabinono-1,4-lactone oxidase, with the protein MTDTIEQGTAGTNWAGNYAYKAGEVRTPTSVEELRGIVRDATRIRVLGSRHSFNDIADSEVLVSLAELPADLVIDRDASTATFSAGLPYGKLAELLGEEGLAIHNLASLPHISVGGAIATATHGSGIGNGNLGTAVAALELITADGETVTYRRGDDDFDGVVVGLGALGVVTRVTLDVEPAYLVRQRVFEGLSWDAFDENLEDVFGGAYSVSVFTRFGEATDQVWLKSRVQLDVDGQPEDEVVVADYFGAPAATEERHPILGIDPVNSTSQLGVVGLWSDRLSHFKMGFTPSDGEEIQSEFHVPLDRAVEAVQALRAMGDRIRPILLVCELRAVAEDRLWLSPQFGQTTIGLHFTWKRDQEAVEALLVELEAAIRPFGARPHWGKVFTAEAADITPLYPRSGDFLALAERLDPAGKFRNAWFERSLLG; encoded by the coding sequence ATGACCGACACCATCGAGCAGGGCACCGCGGGCACCAACTGGGCCGGCAACTACGCGTACAAGGCCGGCGAGGTCCGCACGCCGACGAGCGTCGAGGAGCTGCGGGGCATCGTCCGCGACGCGACGCGCATCCGCGTGCTGGGATCCCGCCACTCGTTCAACGACATCGCCGACTCGGAGGTGCTGGTCTCGCTCGCCGAGCTGCCGGCCGACCTCGTGATCGACCGCGACGCCAGCACCGCCACCTTCTCCGCGGGACTCCCCTACGGCAAGCTCGCCGAGCTCCTCGGCGAGGAGGGCCTCGCGATCCACAACCTCGCGTCGCTGCCGCACATCTCGGTCGGCGGCGCCATCGCGACGGCGACCCACGGGTCCGGCATCGGCAACGGCAACCTCGGCACCGCCGTCGCGGCCCTCGAGCTGATCACCGCCGACGGCGAGACCGTCACGTACCGCCGCGGGGACGACGACTTCGACGGCGTCGTGGTGGGCCTCGGCGCGCTCGGCGTCGTCACGCGCGTGACCCTCGACGTCGAGCCCGCGTACCTCGTGCGCCAGCGCGTCTTCGAGGGCCTCTCGTGGGACGCGTTCGACGAGAACCTCGAGGACGTCTTCGGCGGCGCGTACAGCGTCAGCGTCTTCACGCGCTTCGGCGAGGCCACCGACCAGGTGTGGCTGAAGAGCCGCGTGCAGCTCGACGTCGACGGCCAGCCCGAGGACGAGGTCGTCGTGGCCGACTACTTCGGGGCGCCCGCCGCCACCGAGGAGCGCCACCCGATCCTCGGGATCGACCCCGTCAACAGCACGTCGCAGCTCGGCGTCGTCGGCCTCTGGTCCGATCGCCTCTCGCACTTCAAGATGGGCTTCACGCCGAGCGACGGCGAGGAGATCCAGTCGGAGTTCCACGTGCCGCTCGACCGCGCCGTCGAGGCCGTGCAGGCGCTCCGCGCCATGGGCGACCGGATCCGCCCGATCCTCCTCGTGTGCGAGTTGCGCGCCGTCGCCGAGGACCGGCTCTGGCTGAGCCCCCAGTTCGGGCAGACGACCATCGGCCTGCACTTCACGTGGAAGCGCGACCAGGAGGCCGTCGAGGCGCTGCTCGTCGAGCTCGAGGCGGCCATCCGGCCGTTCGGCGCCCGGCCGCACTGGGGCAAGGTCTTCACCGCCGAGGCGGCGGACATCACCCCGCTCTACCCGCGATCGGGCGACTTCCTCGCCCTCGCCGAGCGCCTCGACCCCGCGGGGAAGTTCCGCAACGCCTGGTTCGAGCGCTCGCTGCTCGGCTGA
- a CDS encoding mycoredoxin, with protein MAPETSSYVPAPGRITMFSTTWCGYCRRLKAQLDRAGIGYDEVDIEQVPGTAELVEAINGGNQTVPTVLFPDGSSATNPSLADVTAKVA; from the coding sequence ATGGCGCCCGAGACCTCCTCCTACGTACCCGCCCCCGGGCGGATCACGATGTTCTCCACCACCTGGTGCGGCTACTGCCGCCGGCTGAAGGCCCAGCTCGATCGAGCGGGCATCGGCTACGACGAGGTCGACATCGAGCAGGTGCCCGGCACGGCGGAGCTCGTCGAGGCCATCAACGGCGGCAACCAGACCGTCCCGACCGTGCTGTTCCCCGACGGCTCGTCCGCCACCAACCCGTCGCTCGCCGACGTGACCGCGAAGGTGGCCTGA
- a CDS encoding glycoside hydrolase family 2 TIM barrel-domain containing protein: MTHALPYFEDFAPTSGASRRPRSCLHSDAPRIVLNGDWRFRLSPTPRGLSDEMADPAFDDSGWDEIPVPSHWVLGQDGRFGLPAYTNVQYPFPVEPPFVPDENPTGDYRVEIDVPTDWQSLERVVLRFEGVESAFKVWLNGDEVGTAMGSRLSHEFDVTASLRPGSNVLAVRVHQWSIASYLEDQDQWWMPGIFRDVTLLGRPEGGIDDAWTRAEYDHETGAGTVHVEVDAEPSAFPVTFEVDGLGIHVTWDTPADIAPVHVDRVEPWSAESPTQYQGFLRTNVEALSIRLGFRTVRIEGDRFLVNGRRVVFHGVNRHEAHPERGRVFDEEHARADMLLMKQHNVNAIRTSHYPPHPRVLDLADELGFWVIDECDLETHGFEFGGWVGNPSDDPRFADAYLDRIERTIERDKNHPSIVMWSLGNESGTGRNLAAMSAWVHRRDPGRPVHYEGDYTGEYTDVYSRMYSNLQETESIGSDVIPGDLLGCTPGEGMRQRTKPFILCEYVHAMGNGPGQIGEYEDLVLRYPRLHGGFVWEWRDHGILTETADGEAFYAYGGDFGEVVHDANFVMDGMVLPDDTPTPGLAEYKAVVQPAAFALERDGGSASLVVENRYHSISTAHASLVWVLAVDGDDVATGVLDAEAVAAGGTARIPLPADALDAGGIATDGAEVWLTVQAILRDDAPWAEAGHVIAVQQFDLTPAPRPAVPARWVDADEDALPDAGAARLTLGDGEFDLATGRLVRLGSLEVDGPRLELWRAPTDNDRSDSSGSYELADPRLTFGKGVPGPSSEARWRGAGLDRLTHRVRSVKVGSGSLTVVVRTSAAQSFDSVDTTYCWTEGADGDLGLRVDIVPSAGWAITWPRVGIRFDLPASVTNAEWFGTGPFESYPDSRRAALVGRFSSLVDDLGAVYSMPQETGHRSDLRELELGTFDGEGGIVIQARPDTAGRRPGFTASRHTPQELDRAAHPHELPASEAVHLYIDAAQHGLGSRACGLDVLPEHQLWPSARTLELTIRSR; the protein is encoded by the coding sequence ATGACGCACGCCCTCCCCTACTTCGAGGACTTCGCCCCCACCTCGGGCGCCTCCCGCCGCCCCCGGTCCTGCCTGCACTCGGATGCCCCCCGCATCGTGCTCAACGGCGACTGGCGGTTCCGTCTCTCCCCCACCCCCCGCGGCCTCTCCGACGAGATGGCCGACCCGGCGTTCGACGACTCCGGCTGGGACGAGATCCCCGTGCCGAGCCACTGGGTGCTCGGCCAGGACGGCCGCTTCGGCCTCCCCGCCTACACGAACGTGCAGTACCCGTTCCCCGTCGAGCCGCCCTTCGTGCCGGACGAGAACCCCACGGGCGACTACCGCGTCGAGATCGACGTTCCGACCGACTGGCAGTCGCTCGAGCGCGTCGTGCTCCGCTTCGAGGGCGTCGAGTCGGCGTTCAAGGTGTGGCTGAACGGCGACGAGGTCGGCACCGCCATGGGGTCCCGCCTCTCGCACGAGTTCGACGTCACGGCGTCGCTCCGCCCCGGGTCCAACGTGCTCGCCGTGCGCGTGCACCAGTGGTCGATCGCCAGCTACCTCGAGGACCAGGACCAGTGGTGGATGCCCGGCATCTTCCGCGACGTCACCCTCCTCGGCCGCCCCGAGGGCGGCATCGACGACGCGTGGACCCGCGCCGAGTACGACCACGAGACCGGCGCCGGCACGGTGCACGTCGAGGTCGACGCCGAGCCGAGCGCGTTCCCCGTCACGTTCGAGGTGGATGGCCTCGGCATCCACGTCACGTGGGACACGCCGGCCGACATCGCGCCCGTGCACGTGGACCGCGTCGAGCCGTGGAGCGCCGAGAGCCCCACGCAGTACCAGGGCTTCCTCCGCACCAACGTCGAGGCGCTCTCCATCCGCCTCGGCTTCCGCACCGTGCGCATCGAGGGCGACCGGTTCCTCGTCAACGGCCGCCGCGTGGTCTTCCACGGCGTCAACCGGCACGAGGCCCACCCCGAGCGCGGCCGCGTCTTCGACGAGGAGCACGCGCGCGCCGACATGCTGCTCATGAAGCAGCACAACGTCAACGCGATCCGCACCAGCCACTACCCGCCGCACCCCCGCGTGCTGGACCTCGCCGACGAGCTCGGCTTCTGGGTCATCGACGAGTGCGACCTCGAGACGCACGGCTTCGAGTTCGGCGGCTGGGTCGGCAACCCGAGCGACGACCCGCGCTTCGCCGACGCCTACCTCGACCGCATCGAGCGCACGATCGAGCGCGACAAGAACCACCCCTCCATCGTCATGTGGTCGCTCGGCAACGAGTCGGGCACCGGACGCAACCTCGCCGCCATGTCGGCGTGGGTCCACCGCCGCGACCCGGGCCGCCCCGTGCACTACGAGGGCGACTACACGGGCGAGTACACCGACGTCTACTCGCGCATGTACTCGAACCTGCAGGAGACGGAGTCCATCGGCAGCGACGTGATCCCGGGCGACCTCCTCGGCTGCACGCCCGGCGAGGGCATGCGCCAGCGCACCAAGCCCTTCATCCTGTGCGAGTACGTGCACGCCATGGGCAACGGCCCCGGCCAGATCGGCGAGTACGAGGACCTCGTGCTCCGCTACCCGCGCCTGCACGGCGGCTTCGTGTGGGAGTGGCGCGACCACGGCATCCTCACCGAGACGGCGGACGGCGAGGCCTTCTACGCCTACGGCGGCGACTTCGGCGAGGTCGTGCACGACGCGAACTTCGTGATGGACGGCATGGTCCTGCCCGACGACACCCCCACGCCCGGCCTCGCCGAGTACAAGGCCGTCGTGCAGCCCGCCGCGTTCGCGCTCGAGCGCGACGGCGGATCCGCGTCCCTCGTGGTCGAGAACCGCTACCACTCGATCTCCACTGCGCACGCGAGCCTCGTCTGGGTGCTCGCGGTCGACGGCGACGACGTGGCGACCGGCGTCCTCGACGCCGAGGCCGTGGCGGCCGGCGGCACCGCGCGGATCCCGCTGCCCGCCGACGCGCTCGACGCGGGCGGGATCGCGACCGACGGCGCCGAGGTCTGGCTGACGGTGCAGGCGATCCTCCGCGACGACGCGCCGTGGGCCGAGGCCGGCCACGTGATCGCCGTGCAGCAGTTCGACCTCACGCCCGCGCCCCGTCCGGCCGTGCCCGCGCGCTGGGTCGACGCCGACGAGGACGCGCTCCCCGACGCGGGCGCCGCGCGCCTCACCCTCGGCGACGGCGAGTTCGACCTCGCCACCGGGCGCCTCGTGCGCCTCGGCTCGCTCGAGGTCGACGGCCCGCGCCTGGAGCTGTGGCGTGCCCCCACCGACAACGACCGCAGCGACAGCAGCGGCTCCTACGAGCTCGCGGATCCGCGCCTCACCTTCGGCAAGGGCGTGCCCGGGCCGTCGAGCGAGGCGCGCTGGCGCGGGGCGGGCCTCGACCGGCTCACCCACCGGGTCCGCTCGGTGAAGGTCGGCTCCGGCTCGCTCACGGTCGTCGTGCGCACGAGCGCGGCGCAGTCCTTCGACTCGGTCGACACGACCTACTGCTGGACCGAGGGCGCCGACGGCGACCTGGGCCTGCGCGTCGACATCGTGCCGAGCGCCGGGTGGGCCATCACGTGGCCGCGCGTCGGGATCCGCTTCGACCTGCCCGCGAGCGTCACCAACGCGGAGTGGTTCGGCACCGGGCCCTTCGAGTCGTACCCCGACTCGCGGCGCGCGGCGCTCGTCGGCCGGTTCTCGTCGCTCGTCGACGACCTGGGCGCCGTGTACTCGATGCCCCAGGAGACCGGCCACCGCAGCGACCTGCGCGAGCTCGAGCTCGGCACGTTCGACGGCGAGGGCGGCATCGTGATCCAGGCCCGGCCCGACACCGCGGGCCGCCGCCCCGGCTTCACGGCCTCGCGGCACACGCCGCAGGAGCTGGACCGCGCGGCGCACCCGCACGAGCTGCCCGCCAGCGAGGCGGTGCACCTCTACATCGACGCCGCGCAGCACGGGCTCGGCTCGCGCGCGTGCGGCCTCGACGTGCTGCCCGAGCACCAGCTCTGGCCGTCGGCGCGCACGCTGGAGCTGACGATCCGGAGCCGCTGA
- a CDS encoding maltokinase N-terminal cap-like domain-containing protein codes for MQHHDLSVIPDFLAAWMREQRWFASKGTEPRLERIGGWSFSDEGWFARIETHLIIDHGSAKPVLYQVPLTYRQAPLEELKPFHIGTTVEDDGVELHVYDGPHDPAYAWALIRTILDDRDADVDETSLGATARGQRQPGVEIATVVGSHVLSGEQSNTSIIYDMVSADGHAVNPMIVKVFRALHHGENPDVVLQSAIAGAGSRLVPQTMGSVLAEWSDSGREEGRAVGHVAFAQEFLPGVTDAWRVALRAAEADADFQAEARALGEATADVHATLAAALPTVEATPDVIEGIMVSFRRRHATAEREVPEIAAFHDAIASVYDAAEKGEWPKLQRIHGDYHLGQVLSVPNRGWVLLDFEGEPLRPMHERSLPDVTLRDVAGMLRSFDYVAGSYALAHPGKSAATWASAARRAFVDGYIARSGTDLRANRALLDAFEIDKAVYEAIYEVRNRPGWLSIPLQAVARLATRSSTLGAATTPGATGPREAGPITS; via the coding sequence ATGCAGCACCACGACCTCAGCGTCATCCCCGACTTCCTCGCCGCATGGATGCGCGAGCAGCGCTGGTTCGCCTCGAAGGGCACCGAGCCGCGCCTCGAGCGCATCGGCGGCTGGAGCTTCAGCGACGAGGGCTGGTTCGCCCGCATCGAGACGCACCTGATCATCGACCACGGCAGCGCGAAGCCCGTCCTGTACCAGGTGCCGCTCACCTACCGGCAGGCGCCGCTGGAGGAGCTGAAGCCCTTCCACATCGGCACCACGGTCGAGGACGACGGCGTCGAGCTGCACGTCTACGACGGCCCGCACGACCCCGCGTACGCGTGGGCGCTCATCCGCACGATCCTCGACGACCGCGACGCCGACGTCGACGAGACCTCGCTCGGCGCGACCGCGCGCGGGCAGCGCCAGCCGGGTGTGGAGATCGCGACGGTCGTCGGATCCCACGTGCTCTCAGGCGAGCAGTCGAACACGTCGATCATCTACGACATGGTCTCGGCCGACGGCCACGCCGTGAACCCGATGATCGTCAAGGTGTTCCGCGCCCTGCACCACGGCGAGAACCCCGACGTCGTGCTCCAGTCCGCCATCGCGGGCGCCGGATCCCGTCTCGTGCCGCAGACCATGGGCAGCGTGCTCGCCGAGTGGAGCGACTCCGGCCGCGAGGAGGGGCGCGCCGTCGGGCACGTCGCCTTCGCGCAGGAGTTCCTGCCCGGCGTGACCGACGCCTGGCGCGTCGCCCTCCGCGCCGCCGAGGCCGACGCCGACTTCCAGGCCGAGGCCCGCGCGCTCGGCGAGGCCACCGCCGACGTCCACGCGACGCTCGCCGCCGCGCTCCCCACCGTCGAGGCGACGCCCGACGTGATCGAGGGGATCATGGTCAGCTTCCGCCGCCGCCACGCGACGGCCGAGCGCGAGGTCCCCGAGATCGCGGCCTTCCACGACGCCATCGCGAGCGTGTACGACGCCGCCGAGAAGGGCGAGTGGCCGAAGCTGCAGCGCATCCACGGCGACTACCACCTCGGCCAGGTGCTCTCGGTGCCGAACCGCGGCTGGGTCCTCCTCGACTTCGAGGGCGAGCCGCTCCGGCCGATGCACGAGCGCTCGCTCCCCGACGTCACGCTCCGCGACGTCGCCGGTATGCTCCGCTCGTTCGACTACGTCGCCGGCTCCTACGCGCTCGCGCACCCCGGCAAGTCGGCCGCGACGTGGGCGTCCGCCGCCCGCCGCGCGTTCGTCGACGGCTACATCGCGCGCTCGGGCACCGATCTCCGCGCCAACCGGGCCCTGCTCGACGCGTTCGAGATCGACAAGGCCGTGTACGAGGCGATCTACGAGGTCCGCAACCGACCCGGCTGGCTGTCGATCCCGCTGCAGGCCGTCGCGCGCCTCGCCACCCGCTCGAGCACGCTCGGCGCGGCGACCACGCCGGGCGCGACCGGCCCGCGCGAAGCCGGGCCGATCACCTCCTGA
- a CDS encoding carbohydrate ABC transporter permease: MSVDTRPTGQHRGERAATRPARGERSGVRRGQLNRSQTIAPWVMLAPFLAVFLLTFVLPIIYAVFQSFTTVRREGLFGEQGVTTVFAGFENYALALANDAFTASIGRVLLFGVVQVPVMIILCTILALLLESASAKWPQFFRAAYFMPYGVPGVIATILWGFLYIPGLSPIIDIGEMFGIQLDFLGAGTVLWSIANIVTWTYTGYNMLIIIAQLKSIPGDVYEAARIDGAGAWRTAFSIQLPLIRPALVLATVFSIIGTLQLFAEPQVLATSAPAIDSQYTPNLSAYTTAFAYNDYGVAAAQAVIIALAAFVLSFVFLAITNRKPKEEREAAAARKKGARA, translated from the coding sequence ATGAGCGTCGACACGCGTCCGACGGGCCAGCACCGCGGCGAGCGCGCCGCGACCCGCCCCGCCCGCGGGGAGCGCTCCGGCGTCCGCAGGGGGCAGCTGAACAGGTCGCAGACGATCGCGCCGTGGGTCATGCTCGCGCCGTTCCTCGCGGTCTTCCTGCTGACCTTCGTCCTCCCGATCATCTACGCGGTGTTCCAGTCGTTCACGACCGTGCGGCGGGAGGGCCTGTTCGGCGAGCAGGGCGTCACCACCGTGTTCGCCGGGTTCGAGAACTACGCGCTCGCGCTCGCGAACGACGCCTTCACGGCGTCCATCGGCCGGGTGCTGCTGTTCGGCGTCGTGCAGGTGCCGGTGATGATCATCCTCTGCACGATCCTCGCGCTCCTGCTCGAGTCGGCGTCGGCCAAGTGGCCGCAGTTCTTCCGGGCGGCGTACTTCATGCCGTACGGCGTGCCGGGCGTCATCGCGACGATCCTCTGGGGCTTCCTCTACATCCCCGGCCTGTCGCCCATCATCGACATCGGCGAGATGTTCGGGATCCAGCTCGACTTCCTGGGCGCCGGCACCGTGCTGTGGTCCATCGCGAACATCGTGACCTGGACCTACACGGGCTACAACATGCTCATCATCATCGCCCAGCTGAAGTCGATCCCCGGGGACGTCTACGAGGCCGCCCGCATCGACGGCGCGGGCGCGTGGCGCACGGCGTTCTCGATCCAGCTGCCGCTGATCCGGCCGGCGCTCGTGCTCGCGACCGTGTTCTCGATCATCGGGACGCTGCAGCTGTTCGCGGAGCCGCAGGTGCTCGCCACCTCGGCCCCCGCGATCGACTCGCAGTACACGCCGAACCTGTCGGCGTACACCACGGCGTTCGCGTACAACGACTACGGCGTCGCCGCGGCCCAGGCGGTCATCATCGCCCTCGCCGCGTTCGTCCTGTCGTTCGTCTTCCTCGCGATCACCAACAGGAAGCCCAAGGAGGAGCGGGAAGCCGCCGCAGCGAGGAAGAAGGGGGCGCGCGCATGA
- a CDS encoding S9 family peptidase, with protein MTDPAVPAVSSPASDSPSTPPVAEQRPIERTFHGDMFVDRYEWLRDKDDARVIAHLEAENAYTEGKTAHLEPLRERIFTEIKDRTQETDLSVPVREGDWWYYARTVEGSQYAIRCRRPVAGPDDWTPPAVEPAADGAAIPGEQVLLDSNAEADGHEFFSLGAFEVSPDGSLLAYSTDVEGDERFTLRIRDLATGEDLADEIPGTSHGATFSAHGDHLFYVTVDDAWRPDTVWRHRVGTPASQDVKVFTEPDESYFVGFGMTRSRQYLTVYVGSKITTEVLLLDAGDPTGEFRSVWPRRHGVEYDVDHAVIDGSDRLLILHNDGATNFELVDVPADDPTSATDRQVVIPHDDEVRLEDASAFADHLVVSYRREGLTRVGVIPFDRVLDGEQLHEIAFDEPIYTVGTASNPEFAQPTVRLGYTSLATPATTFDYVLATRELRLLKQQPVRGGYDPDDYVQTREWATAEDGTEIPLSVVYKRGLVHPGTPAPLLLYGYGSYETSIDPSFSIARLSLLDRGMAFVIAHVRGGGEMGRRWYDEGKTLTKRNTFTDFVAAADHLIARGWTSPEELVAEGRSAGGLLMGAVANIAPDRFAGILAGVPFVDALTSILDPSLPLTVIEWDEWGDPLHDPEVYAYMKSYTPYENVREGVQYPRILAVTSLNDTRVLYVEPAKWTARLREVGAPVLLRTEMQAGHGGKSGRYDAWRERAFDYAWVLDVAGLA; from the coding sequence ATGACCGACCCCGCCGTCCCGGCCGTCTCCTCCCCCGCATCCGACTCCCCCTCCACCCCGCCTGTCGCGGAGCAGCGACCGATCGAGCGCACCTTCCACGGCGACATGTTCGTGGACCGCTACGAGTGGCTGCGCGACAAGGACGACGCGCGGGTCATCGCGCACCTCGAGGCCGAGAACGCCTACACCGAGGGGAAGACGGCCCATCTGGAGCCGCTGCGCGAGCGGATCTTCACGGAGATCAAGGACCGCACGCAGGAGACCGACCTCTCCGTCCCCGTCCGCGAGGGCGACTGGTGGTACTACGCCCGCACCGTCGAGGGGTCGCAGTACGCGATCCGCTGCCGCCGTCCCGTCGCCGGTCCCGACGACTGGACCCCGCCCGCCGTCGAGCCCGCCGCCGACGGCGCCGCGATCCCCGGCGAGCAGGTGCTCCTCGACTCCAACGCCGAAGCGGACGGCCACGAGTTCTTCTCGCTCGGCGCGTTCGAGGTGAGCCCCGACGGGTCGCTGCTCGCGTACTCGACCGACGTCGAGGGCGACGAGCGGTTCACGCTCCGGATCCGCGACCTCGCGACGGGCGAGGACCTCGCCGACGAGATCCCCGGCACCAGCCACGGCGCCACCTTCTCGGCCCACGGCGACCACCTCTTCTACGTGACGGTCGACGACGCCTGGCGCCCCGACACCGTGTGGCGCCACCGCGTCGGGACGCCCGCGTCCCAGGACGTGAAGGTGTTCACCGAGCCCGACGAGAGCTACTTCGTCGGCTTCGGCATGACCCGCAGCCGCCAGTACCTCACCGTGTACGTCGGCTCGAAGATCACGACCGAGGTGCTGCTGCTCGACGCCGGGGATCCCACGGGCGAGTTCCGCTCCGTGTGGCCGCGCCGCCACGGCGTGGAGTACGACGTCGACCACGCGGTCATCGACGGGAGCGACCGGCTCCTCATCCTGCACAACGACGGCGCCACGAACTTCGAGCTCGTCGACGTGCCGGCCGACGACCCGACCTCCGCGACCGACCGCCAGGTCGTCATCCCCCACGACGACGAGGTGCGCCTCGAGGACGCCAGCGCCTTCGCCGACCACCTCGTCGTCTCGTACCGCCGCGAGGGCCTGACCCGCGTCGGCGTGATCCCCTTCGACCGCGTCCTCGACGGCGAGCAGCTGCACGAGATCGCGTTCGACGAGCCGATCTACACGGTCGGCACGGCGAGCAACCCCGAGTTCGCGCAGCCCACCGTGCGCCTCGGCTACACGAGCCTCGCGACCCCGGCGACCACCTTCGACTACGTGCTCGCGACGCGGGAGCTGCGCCTCCTCAAGCAGCAGCCCGTGCGAGGCGGATACGACCCCGACGACTACGTGCAGACCCGCGAGTGGGCGACCGCGGAGGACGGCACGGAGATCCCGCTCTCGGTCGTCTACAAGCGCGGCCTCGTGCACCCGGGCACGCCCGCGCCGCTCCTGCTGTACGGCTACGGCTCGTACGAGACGAGCATCGACCCGTCGTTCTCCATCGCCCGGCTGTCGCTGCTCGACCGGGGCATGGCGTTCGTCATCGCGCACGTGCGCGGCGGCGGCGAGATGGGCCGGCGCTGGTACGACGAGGGCAAGACGCTCACCAAGCGCAACACGTTCACCGACTTCGTGGCGGCGGCCGACCACCTCATCGCCCGCGGGTGGACGAGCCCGGAGGAGCTCGTCGCCGAGGGCCGCAGCGCCGGCGGCCTGCTGATGGGCGCGGTCGCGAACATCGCGCCCGACCGCTTCGCCGGGATCCTCGCGGGCGTGCCGTTCGTCGACGCCCTCACGAGCATCCTAGACCCGTCGCTGCCGCTCACCGTGATCGAGTGGGACGAGTGGGGCGACCCGCTGCACGACCCCGAGGTCTACGCCTACATGAAGTCGTACACGCCCTACGAGAACGTGCGCGAGGGCGTCCAGTACCCGCGGATCCTCGCGGTCACGAGCCTCAACGACACGCGCGTGCTCTACGTCGAGCCCGCCAAGTGGACGGCCCGCCTCCGCGAGGTCGGGGCGCCCGTGCTGCTGCGCACCGAGATGCAGGCTGGCCACGGCGGCAAGTCGGGTCGCTACGACGCGTGGCGCGAGCGCGCCTTCGACTACGCGTGGGTGCTGGACGTGGCGGGGCTCGCCTAG